Genomic segment of Oceanimonas sp. GK1:
GCGGAAAAAGGGCTGAAAAATATGGTCCAGATGTTCATCGGGAACCCCCGGCCCCTGATCGTCAATGGTGAGGCAATAGCCGCCGCTTTGGGGCTGCAGAGCCAGGGTCACCTGTTTGCCCGGTGGCGTATGGTGAAGGGCGTTGCGCAGTATGTTCTCAATCGCCTGGCCCAGGGCCCGCTGGCTGCTGTTGTGCAGGGGCGCCTCGGGGGGCAGCTGCGCCAGAATGTGGTGCTCGGGAAATTCGAAGCGGGCGTCGTCCAGCAGGCTGTCGAGCAGGTCGGTCAGATCCAGATTGTCGCCGTCCAGCCGGGGGCGTTCGGTTTCCAGCCAGGCCAGGGTCAGGGTGTCTTCCGCCAGTTGCCGCATCAGGGCGCCCTCGCGACGAATACGTGTCAGTGCTTCGGCGTTGTCCGGTACCTGCTCGGCCCGATCGATCGCCATTTCGATGCGGGTGAGGGGGGTACGTAATTCGTGGGAAAGATCGGCAATCAGGTGGCGCTGGGACTGGATCAGCCCTTCGGTGCGTTCGGCCATGTGATCAAAGGTGTCGGCCAGCCGGGCCAGCTCGTCGTTGCGCTTGCCAAGCGACGCCCGCACCCGCACCTGGTGATCCCCCTCGCTGAAGCGGCGGGTGGCTTTTTCCAGCTGGCGCAGGGGCTGCATCAGGTGGCGATAGAGCACCAGGCTCAGCAGGATCAGCAACAACAGCGGCAGGGCCAGCTGCAGCAGCAGACGAGTGTGGGGCTGGTAGCCGCCGGGGCGCATGCGCTGAGGCAGCTGGATCAGGAAGTGGGTATGGCCCCCGGCAAAGGTGACTTCCATGATGGGGTTTTCGGTGAAATAAAGATGGATCATCCAGTCCACGCTGCGTCCCAGGCGAAAGCCTTCCTGAAAGCGGGGAGTAATGACGCTGCCGGCCACCGGCTCCAGGCGGGAGCGGAGCACCGCGGCCCAGGTGTTTTCCCGTTGCTGCAGATCACGCAGCCAGCGGCTGAGGGCGGCCTCGTCGCCGGCATGGTAAAGCCGCTCTGCCTCGGCACCGTAGTCCAGCAGGGTTTGCCGGTGCTCCGGGGCGATATGACTCATGCTGGTTTCGGTGTGCTCCATCAGGTAGTTGAGCAGCGAGAACAGCGCCACCGTGCCCAGGGCGATGGTGGCGCAGAGCTTCCACAGCAGGCGGCGGTTCATTTGAACAGGTATCCGGTACCGTGCACGGTTTGCAGGCAGGTGGCGCCCATACCGGCCTCGATGAGCTTGCGCCTGACCCGGCTCAGGTGCATATCAAGGCTGCGATCGTAGCGGCTGAACTCCCGTTCCAGCACCTGCTGGTAAAGAAAGGGCTTGCTCAGGACTTCTCCCCGGTTTTGCATCAGGGTCCACAGCAGTTTGAACTGAATGGGGGTCAGCTCCAGTCGTGTCTGGCGAAAGCCGGCCTGCTGCTGCCGGCGGTCCAGCCACAGCTCCTGGTACTCCAGCTGAACGGCATCGGCAACCGCCGTGACCTGCCCTCGGGCGCGGCGCAACAGGGCCTCGATGCGCAGCACCAGTTCGGTAAAACTGAACGGTTTGGCCAGGTAATCGTCGGCGCCCTGGCTGAACCCCTTGATGCGTTCTTCTTCTGCGCCGCGGGCGGTGAGCATGATCACCGGTGTCTGCTGGCTCTGGCGCAGCAGCTTGAGCAGGGAAAACCCATTCCGGACCGGCAGCATCACGTCGAGCAGGATCAGGTCAACCGAGGGGGCCAGGGCGGCGAGCAGGCCCTGCTCGCCATCAAAGCACTGGCTGACGGTGTAACCCCGGCCCTGCAGTAACTCGGTCAGCTGATCGTTGAGGGCGACATCGTCTTCGATCACCAGAATACGGGCAGTACAGTCCATGGCGTGTTCTCGTTAAATCCGTCAATTGAGAATGAGTCGCAGTATGATATTGGTTTGAGGTAAGAAAATAAACAGGGAATGTGAACGGCATCACGCATAAAAAAGCCGGGGCAAGCCCCGGCCGGTTATTGTTGCCATCGCCTCAGCGCATGGTAACGAATTCCTCCGCCGCGGTCGGATGAATGGCCACGCAGGCGTCGAAGTCGGCCTTGGTAGCGCCCATCTTCACCGCCACCGCAAAGCCTTGCAGTATCTCGTCCATGCCAAAGCCGATGCCGTGAATGCCCACCACTTTTTCATCCTCGCCGGCGCACACCAGCTTCATTTTGCAGGGCTGGCGGTGTTGGGTCACGGCGGTGTACATGGCGGTGAAGGAGGAGGTGTACACCTTGACGTTGTCGTCGCCAAAGCGCTCTTTGGCTTGCGGCTCGGTCAGGCCCATGGTGCCGATGGGCGGATGGCTGAACACCACGGTGGGCACCAGCTCATAGTCCATTTTGGCGTCGGGCTTGTTGTTGAACAGCCGCTCGGAGAGCTGGCGCCCGGCCTTCACCGCCACCGGGGTCAGCTCCACGTAGCCGATGTTGTCGCCCACCGCGTACACCCCTTTGGCCGAGGTGTTCTGGTATTCGTCCACCTTGATGTAGCCCTTGTCGTCCAGCTCGACGCCGGCGCTTTCCAGGTTGAGGTTGCCGGTCAGCGGGCGGCGGCCGATGGCCCAGATCAGGCAGTCGACGGTGAGCGCGTCGCCGTTTTCCAGGTGCAGGGTCAGGCTGCCGTCGGCGTGTTTTTCCACGTTTTTGGGCACGGAATGGGTATGCAGGGTGGGGCCGTCTTCGGCCATCACTTCCACCAGGGTGTCGGTGAGCAGGGGGTCGAAGTTGCGCAGCGGCGCGTGCTTGCGCACCAGCAGGTGGGTCTCGCTGCCCAGGCTGTGCAGCACCCCGGCCAGCTCTACCGCAATGTAGCCGGCGCCGACCACCGCCACCCGTTTGGGTTGCTCGGTCAGGGCAAAAAAGCCGTTGGAGTCGATGCCGTGCTCGGCACCCGGAATGTGCGGAATAATGGGCTCGCCGCCGGTGGCGATAAGAATGTGGTCGGCGGTGACTTCCTCGCCGTTCACTTCCACGGTGTGGGCGTCCTTGAAGCGGGCAAAGCCCTTGATCACCGTGACCTTATTGTTGCCCAGCACCCGGTCGTAGGACTGATGAATGCGGCCGATGTAGGCCTGGCGGCTTGCCACCAGGGTGCCCCAGTCGTGGCCCTTGAGCTCCACGTCAAAGCCGTAGTCGGCGGCATAGAGCTTGATGGCCTCGGCCACCTGGGCGCCGTGCCACATCACCTTCTTGGGCACGCAGCCCACGTTGACGCAGGTGCCGCCCAGATCTTTGGCCTCGATCAGGGCTACTTTCTTGCCGTACATGGCCGCCCGGTTGGCAGAGGCAATGCCGCCGCTGCCGCCGCCGATGGCGATATAGTCGAAATGCTGTGCCATAAGTTTGCTCCGTGGATGAAGGTTCATTCAAAGCCGTTTGCCGATTGTACCCCAAGTGATGCCGGTGAGGCTGGTCAACAAATCGCCGGTTCGCCGGTCAAGTGCAGGGTGAGGGCAGTAAAGGCTTGAACATTATCGTCATTATCACCATGTTAGGGGGTATTCCCTCGGCTGCCGGGTGCAGCACGACGGCCAAAACAACAAGAGGTAAAGGATCATGACAAATCCGCTTCTCACCATGGACGGCCTGCCGCCGTTCAGCCAAATCAAGCCGGAACACGTAAAGCCGGCCGTGGAGCACGCCATTGCGGATTGTAAAAAGCGGGTGGAAACCGTATTGGCCCGGAACGAAGAGTTCACCTGGGACAACCTGGTGGCGCCGCTGGAAGAAGTGAACGATCACCTCAGCCGCATCTGGTCGCCGGTGAGCCACCTCAACAGCGTGATGAACAGCGAGGAGCTGCGTCAGGCCTATGAGTCCTGCCTGCCGCTGCTGTCGGAATACCACACCTGGATGGGCCAGCATCAGGGGCTGTTTGAAGCCTATCAAAGCCTGGCCGACCGGGATGATTTCAAAAAGCTGAGCCTGGCCCAGCAAAAGGAAGTGGCCAATACCCTGCGCGACTTCCGGCTGTCGGGCATCGCCCTGGAAGCGGAGCAGAAACGCCGCTTTGGCGAAATCCAGGCGCGGCTGTCGGAGCTGTCCTCCACCTTTGCCAACCGGGTGCTCGACGCCACCCAGGCCTGGCACAAGCACATTACCGACCAAACCGAGCTGGCCGGCCTGCCCGAGTCGGCACTGGCCGCCGCCGCGGCCCAGGCCAAAGCCCGAGAGCTGGACGGCTGGGTGTTTACCCTCGACATTCCGTCCTATTTGCCGGTGATGATGTACGCCGACAACGCCGCCCTGCGCGAGGAAATGTATTACGCCTTCACCACCCGCGCCTCCGATCAGGGCCCCAATGCCGGCCAGTTCGACAACACCGCCATCATCGAGGAAACCCTGGCGCTCAAGCAGGAGCTGGCCGGGCTGCTCGGGTATGACAACTACGCCCAGGTGTCCCTGGCCACCAAGATGGCGGACAGCGAGCAGCAGGTGCTGGACTTTCTTGAGCAGCTGGCCGATCGCAGCCGCCCCCAGGGCCAGGCCGAGCTGGCGGAGCTGCGCGACTTTGCCCGGGATCAGCACGGCGTCACCGAGCTCAACGCCTGGGATCTCAGCTACTACGGCGAAAAGCTCAAGCAACACAAATACACCATCTCCGACGAGGAACTGCGGCCTTATTTCCCCGAGCATCGTGTGGTACACGGCCTGTTCGAGACCGTAAAGCGGTTGTTTGGCATCAAGGTGGTGGAGCGCTTCGGGGTCGAGGAATGGCACCCGGACGTACGCTTTTTCGATATTTTCGATGAAACCGGCGAGCTGCGCGGCAGCTTCTACCTGGATCTCTACGCCCGTGCCAACAAGCGCGGCGGCGCCTGGATGGACGACTGCATTGGCCGGCGCTACCGGGAAGACGGCAGCCTGCAAAAGCCGGTGGCTTACCTCACCTGCAACTTCAACGGCCCGGTGGGGGACAAGCCCGCCCTGTTCACCCACAACGAGGTGCTGACCCTGTTCCATGAATTCGGTCACGGCATTCATCACCTGCTCACCAAGGTGGACGTGGCCGGGGTGGCCGGCATCAACGGGGTGGCCTGGGACGCGGTGGAGCTGCCCAGCCAGTTTCTGGAAAACTGGTGCTGGCAGCCCGAGGCACTGGCCTTTATCTCCGGCCATTATGAAACCGGCGAGCCGCTGCCCGCGGAGCTGCTGGAGCGCATGCTGGCGGCGCGCAACTACCATTCGGCGCTGACCATGCTGCGCCAGCTGGAGTTCGCCCTGTTCGACTTCCGTCTGCACATGGATGACCAGGCCGCCGAGCCGGGCCGGGTGCAGGCGGTGCTGGACGAGGTGCGCCGCCAGGTGGCGGTGCTGACCCCGCCCGCCTTCAACCGTTTTCAGCACGGTTTCTCCCACATCTTCGCCGGCGGTTACGCGGCGGGCTACTATAGCTATAAGTGGGCCGAGGTGCTGTCGAGCGATGCCTTCTCCCGTTTCGAGGAGGAAGGGGTGTTCTCGGCGAAGACCGGCCGCGACTTTTTGCATGCGGTGCTGGAGCAGGGCGGCTCAAAAGAGCCGATGGAGCTGTTCCGGCAGTTCCGTGGCCGGGAGCCGAACATCGACGCCCTGCTGCGGCATTCGGGCATTGCCGCCTGAGTGTGGTTGTGTAAAAGGTGGCTGCGGCCACCTTTTTTCATCCCGGATTCAGGGTAGAGCCGGTGTCCATATGCAGGCACAATGGGAAAGGCATTTACGAACGAGCGGCAACACATGGAATACGGGGTATTCTCCTGGTTTAACCTCTGGTGCCTGAGCCAGTTGGTGGAGCAGCGCCTGGCCGACGGCGCCTTGCTGTGTCGGCGCCGGGGTGAGCATTGGCAGCCGTTGCTGGCGGCCGGCATGGGCGTGCCCGAACACCCGCTCACCGGCCTGGGTGAACGTCCCTTTCAGCGCCTGACCTACCCGTTGTGCCGGGCCCTGCACATGGGCTCCGGTCAGTTTCTGTCGTTGTCGGCCCTGTACCCGGATCATGCCTTGCTGTTGTTCCGGCGCCAGCGCCATGTCCGCCTGCCCAAGGGCGCCTGGCTGGGCTTTTTCGCCTCGGTGTTCACCCATCCTGACCGAGCGCAACGGGCGGTGTCGGTGCTGCCGCTGTTCGAGTTCTTTCCGCTGCCGCTGGTGCGGGCCACCCCCGATGGGGTGGTGGAATGGACCAACCGGGCGGTGCAGCGCCTGTCCGGGCACCATGCCCCCGCCATGCAGGGGCGCTCCCTGCGCGAGTTCAGTCTGGGGGAAGACTGGCCGGAAACCCGACGTCTGTATCGCCGGCTGGCGGACGAGCCGGAGCTGGGCATGGTGGTGATGGAAAAGCATTACCTGCACGCCAGTGGCCAGTTGCTGTTGGGAGAGACCCAGCTGACCCTGGTTCGGGACGACGCGGGCGCGCCCTGGTGCCTGATGGGCACCCTGGCCAGCTTGCGGCCCCGGAACGGCCATTCCCAGGGCCTGAGCCTGCGTTTTATTCCCGCCCCGGAGCAGCCCGAAAGCGTGATGATCTGCGATGGCCACAGCCGTATTGAGCAGGTCAGCCCGGCCTTTGAGCGACTCACCGGTTACCGTGAAGCCGAGGTGCGGGGCCGGTCTCCGTCGCTGCTGCGCTCGGGCCTGCACAGCCGGGAATTTTACCGCCGCATGAACCGGGCCCTGAGCGAACAGGGGCGCTGGCAGGGAGAAGTGTGGAACCGGCGCAGCAACGGCCAGGCCTATCCGGAGCGGCTGCGCATCAGCTCGCTGTACGGACCGGGGGGCGGAGTGCACTATGTGGCGGTGTTCAGCGACATGGGCCAGCCCGATCCCCTGGATCAGGGGGTGCCCCCAGAAGACAAGGACGGCCTCACCGGGCTGGCTAACCGGGCCAGCTTTCACCAGCGGCTGGCCCGTCATTGCCGACTGAGCGAACCTTTTGCCCTGATGATCCTCGACATCAACAACTTTCGCCTGTTCAACAACGCCATGAACCACAGGGTGGGAGACCGAGTGCTGCAGGAGGTGGCGGCGCGGCTGCGCGGCCGGCTGCGCAGCGGCGACTACCTGGCCCGCATCGGCAGCGACGAGTTTGCCCTGCTGGTGCCGGGCATAGTGCATCATCGCCAGGCGCGGATTTTCGGCCGCCATGTGCTGAGCGCCCTGGCTCGCCCCCTGCATCTGGCGGATCAGCAGCTGTACGTGGACGCCACCCTCGGCGGAGCACTCTGGCCTGGCATCGACGAGAAAGATGCCGAAAGCCTGCTGCAACATGCAGAGCAGGCGCTGTTTGGTGCCAAGCAAAAGCGTGAGCCGCTGGCGTTGTATGACGATCAGCTCAACCGCAGCCAGAGCCGGCGTATTCGCCTGCAGCACGATCTGACCGAGGCCATTCGCCAAGGCGGTCTACGCCTGCATTATCAGCCCATCGTTGACACCGCCACCGGCCGGGTGAGCAAGCTGGAGGCCCTGGTGCGCTGGCAGCACCCGGAGCTGGGGGCTATTTCCCCCATGGAGTTTGTGCCGGTGGCGGAAGAAAGCGGCATGGTGCAGGCCCTGGGCGACTGGGTGCTGAACCGCGCCTGTGGCGATTTGCGCCGGCTGCAGCAGGCGGGTTATCGCCTGGACATGGCCATCAACCGTTCCAGCCTGGAGTTTCAGAGCCTGGGGCTGGATGGTGACGAGTGGCTGTCGATGATCGAGCGGCACGGGCTTTCGCCCCGGCAGATTATTTTCGAGATCACCGAATCCCTGTTTATGCAGGGCAACGAGCATCATCTGGAGCGCATCGGTGCCCTGCGCCAGGCCGGCTGCCGCATTGCCATCGACGATTTCGGCACCGGCTATTCGGCCCTCAACTACCTGCGCGCCTTTCCCATCGACATGGTCAAGATCGACAAAAGCTTTATCGATTACCTGCCCGGCAATCAAAAAGACGGCTTGCTGCTGGAAGGCATTTTGCGCATCATCGGCGACCTTGGCATGAAAGTGGTGATCGAAGGCATGGAAACCCCGGCCCAGGCCGCCTACCTGTCTACCCAGCCCTGTCATTTTCTGCAGGGTTATCTGATCGCCAAACCCATGCCCCTTCGTGAGCTGCTGATTTTTCTGGAGTCCTATGCCGGACACACGCTACCCGCTGCAGATTGAGCTGCAGGATCCCACCCTGGCCGCCGAGGCCGAGCGCCTGCGCGCCCACTTGCACGGCCTGACCGCCGCCGCCCCCTTTGCCCTGGTGTTCACCGAGGGCCGGCTGGAACTGCGCAAACTGGATGAGCCCAAACTGGGGGCGGTGTATGTGGATTTTGTGGCCGGCGCGGCGGCGCACCGGCGCAAGTTTGGCGGCGGCCGGGGCCAGACCATTGCCAGGGCGGTGGGGCTCAAGCACGGCCATAACCCCAGGGTGGTGGACGGCACCGCGGGCCTGGGCCGGGACGCCTTTGTGCTGGCCTCATTGGGCTGCACCCTGATCCTGTGCGAACGCCACCCGGTGGTGCACGCCCTGCTGGAAGACGGCCTGCGCCGGGCCGCCGCGGATCCGGAGATCGGCCATTGGGTGCGGGAGCGGCTGCAACTGCTGCCTTTTGGCCATACCCTGGCCGACATCGCCCCGCCGCCGGATGTGGTCTACCTGGATCCCATGTTTCCCCACAAGAAGAAGACGGCGCTGGTAAAAAAGGAAATGCGGGTGTTTCATTCCCTGGTGGGCGCCGACGAAGACGCCGATGCCCTGCTGGCACCGGCGCTCAGCCTGGCCCGGGCCCGGGTGGTGGTGAAGCGGCCCGACTACGCCGGCTTTCTCGCCGGCGTTCAGCCCTCGGCGCAGATCGCCAGCAAGAACAACCGCTTCGACCTTTATGTCAAGGAGGCGCTGTAGGCGGGCAAAAAGTGGTCTCCTGCCCGCGTGCATGCTATATATTAGTTTAATCTAATGTTTTGTAAGCATAACGGGAGATAACCATGAACCAGCCTCAAGTACAGGCCTTTCTAGATCAGGACAGCGAAACCTTCAGCTACGTGATCTACGACCAGCCCGGTGGCCGGGCGGCGGTGATCGATCCGGTGCTGGACTTCAACTATCACTCCGGCCGCACCGGCACCACCACCGCCCAGCGGCTGGTGGACTTTGTGCGCGAACAGAAACTGACCCTGGACTGGATCCTGGAAACCCACGCCCACGCCGATCACCTGTCGGCGGCGCCCTTTATCAAGGCGCAGCTGGGCGGGCGCATCGCCATCGGCGAGCACATTCGCGAGGTGCAGGGCATTTTTCAGCGTGTGTTCGGGCTGGAAAAGGAATTGCTGCCCGACGGCAGCCAGTTTGATCACCTGTTTGCCGACGGCGAGCAGTTTGCGGTGGGCGAGCTGAGCATACGGGTGCTGCACGTGCCCGGCCATACCCCGGCGGACATTGCCTATGTGGTGAACGAGCAGGCGGTGTTTGTGGGCGATACCCTGTTTATGCCCGATTTGGGCACCGCCCGCTGCGACTTTCCCGGCGGCAGCGCCGAGCGGCTGTATCAGTCCATTCAGCGGCTGCTGGCGCTGCCCGAAGGCACCGACGTCTATGTGTGTCACGACTACCCGCCGGCGGGCCGGGAGCATGAATGCCGCACCACGGTGGCGGCCCAGAAACAGGGCAACCTTCATGTGCGCGACGGCATCAGTCAGGCCGCCTTTGTCAGAATGCGTACCGAGCGCGATGCCACCCTGGCGGTGCCGCGGCTGATTTTGCCGTCCATTCAGGTCAATATTCGCGCCGGCGCCCTGCCGAAGGCGGACGAGCAGGGCCGCCGTTACCTGAAGATCCCCCTGGATCAGCTCTGAGCCGGACCCAGCAACTGAGTGATGGCGCCGGCCTGGTGACGAATATGGCCGGTGACCTGCTCGGCCCGCGCCGACACTTCCGCCGAGCGGGCCTTGAGCTCGTCCATCAGCGTCATAAAGCGGCCCAGCTCGTCGGCCTGGCTGTCGGCGTGGCCGGCGCCCCGCTCCGCCACCGAGGTGGTGGCGCGGGAGGTTTCGCTGACCTGCTCGGTCACTTCCAGCAGGGTCTGGGCCTGGGTGTGCTGTTCTTCCGCCGCCTGCATCATGCGGTCGATGGTGCCGCCCAGCTCGTCACTCGACAGCCGGAGCCGGTCCATGATGCTGGCGATTTCCTCCAGTGACCCTTGAGTGTGCCCCGATAATTTACGCACCTCGTCGGCCACCACCGCAAAGCCCCGGCCGTGATCGCCGGCCCGGGCCGCTTCAATGGCGGCATTGAGTGCCAGCAGGTTGGTCTGCTCGGCGATTTGCCGGATCACCCCGATAATGGCGGCGGCGTCGTCCACCGAACGACCCAGGCTGGCCAGCGCCTCCCGCCCGGTGAGGGCGGCCTGACGACTGTCGCCGGCGCTGTGAGCCAGTTGCTCCACCTGCTTGCGGCTGATGTCCATGGCCTGCAGGTTGTCCCGGGCGGTGTGGGCGATGTCGTCGCTGGCCCGGCGCATTTGCTCGGTGAGTTGATTGAGCTCGTCGACCATGGTCAGGCTGCCCTGCAGGGTACCGTCGTTGCTTTGGGTGTGGCGGTGAATGTCCTGAACTTCCTCTATCATGCCTTCCAGCGCCGCCGACACCTGCTGCAACTGAGTGGCCCGCTGTTCCTGCTGCTGCTGCAACCGCGCCAGCAGGCCGTTGAAGCTGGTGGCGATCTGGCCCAGCTCGCTGTGGGGGTGGGTGACCGGCAGGCTGGTCAGCCGGCCGTCCTGCAACAGTTGGCGAAAGGCGTTGCGCAGCTGGTCAAGCCGGCGGACCACCAGCCCGCGCTGAAACAGGTAGCTGAGCAGGGCAAACAGCATGAGCGCCGAACACAGTGCCAGCAGCAACAGGCTGAGCCGGTGGTAGCTGTGCTGGCGGGCCGCTTCGCGGCTGGCCACCAGGGCGTCGAGCCGCTGTTCGATATCAC
This window contains:
- a CDS encoding cell wall metabolism sensor histidine kinase WalK yields the protein MNRRLLWKLCATIALGTVALFSLLNYLMEHTETSMSHIAPEHRQTLLDYGAEAERLYHAGDEAALSRWLRDLQQRENTWAAVLRSRLEPVAGSVITPRFQEGFRLGRSVDWMIHLYFTENPIMEVTFAGGHTHFLIQLPQRMRPGGYQPHTRLLLQLALPLLLLILLSLVLYRHLMQPLRQLEKATRRFSEGDHQVRVRASLGKRNDELARLADTFDHMAERTEGLIQSQRHLIADLSHELRTPLTRIEMAIDRAEQVPDNAEALTRIRREGALMRQLAEDTLTLAWLETERPRLDGDNLDLTDLLDSLLDDARFEFPEHHILAQLPPEAPLHNSSQRALGQAIENILRNALHHTPPGKQVTLALQPQSGGYCLTIDDQGPGVPDEHLDHIFQPFFRLDAARRDETSGFGLGLALARRQLEATGGRVKASNRAEGGLRMSIRLPLNGTERSITRQM
- a CDS encoding response regulator transcription factor, whose product is MDCTARILVIEDDVALNDQLTELLQGRGYTVSQCFDGEQGLLAALAPSVDLILLDVMLPVRNGFSLLKLLRQSQQTPVIMLTARGAEEERIKGFSQGADDYLAKPFSFTELVLRIEALLRRARGQVTAVADAVQLEYQELWLDRRQQQAGFRQTRLELTPIQFKLLWTLMQNRGEVLSKPFLYQQVLEREFSRYDRSLDMHLSRVRRKLIEAGMGATCLQTVHGTGYLFK
- the gorA gene encoding glutathione-disulfide reductase gives rise to the protein MAQHFDYIAIGGGSGGIASANRAAMYGKKVALIEAKDLGGTCVNVGCVPKKVMWHGAQVAEAIKLYAADYGFDVELKGHDWGTLVASRQAYIGRIHQSYDRVLGNNKVTVIKGFARFKDAHTVEVNGEEVTADHILIATGGEPIIPHIPGAEHGIDSNGFFALTEQPKRVAVVGAGYIAVELAGVLHSLGSETHLLVRKHAPLRNFDPLLTDTLVEVMAEDGPTLHTHSVPKNVEKHADGSLTLHLENGDALTVDCLIWAIGRRPLTGNLNLESAGVELDDKGYIKVDEYQNTSAKGVYAVGDNIGYVELTPVAVKAGRQLSERLFNNKPDAKMDYELVPTVVFSHPPIGTMGLTEPQAKERFGDDNVKVYTSSFTAMYTAVTQHRQPCKMKLVCAGEDEKVVGIHGIGFGMDEILQGFAVAVKMGATKADFDACVAIHPTAAEEFVTMR
- the prlC gene encoding oligopeptidase A; protein product: MTNPLLTMDGLPPFSQIKPEHVKPAVEHAIADCKKRVETVLARNEEFTWDNLVAPLEEVNDHLSRIWSPVSHLNSVMNSEELRQAYESCLPLLSEYHTWMGQHQGLFEAYQSLADRDDFKKLSLAQQKEVANTLRDFRLSGIALEAEQKRRFGEIQARLSELSSTFANRVLDATQAWHKHITDQTELAGLPESALAAAAAQAKARELDGWVFTLDIPSYLPVMMYADNAALREEMYYAFTTRASDQGPNAGQFDNTAIIEETLALKQELAGLLGYDNYAQVSLATKMADSEQQVLDFLEQLADRSRPQGQAELAELRDFARDQHGVTELNAWDLSYYGEKLKQHKYTISDEELRPYFPEHRVVHGLFETVKRLFGIKVVERFGVEEWHPDVRFFDIFDETGELRGSFYLDLYARANKRGGAWMDDCIGRRYREDGSLQKPVAYLTCNFNGPVGDKPALFTHNEVLTLFHEFGHGIHHLLTKVDVAGVAGINGVAWDAVELPSQFLENWCWQPEALAFISGHYETGEPLPAELLERMLAARNYHSALTMLRQLEFALFDFRLHMDDQAAEPGRVQAVLDEVRRQVAVLTPPAFNRFQHGFSHIFAGGYAAGYYSYKWAEVLSSDAFSRFEEEGVFSAKTGRDFLHAVLEQGGSKEPMELFRQFRGREPNIDALLRHSGIAA
- a CDS encoding bifunctional diguanylate cyclase/phosphodiesterase — protein: MEYGVFSWFNLWCLSQLVEQRLADGALLCRRRGEHWQPLLAAGMGVPEHPLTGLGERPFQRLTYPLCRALHMGSGQFLSLSALYPDHALLLFRRQRHVRLPKGAWLGFFASVFTHPDRAQRAVSVLPLFEFFPLPLVRATPDGVVEWTNRAVQRLSGHHAPAMQGRSLREFSLGEDWPETRRLYRRLADEPELGMVVMEKHYLHASGQLLLGETQLTLVRDDAGAPWCLMGTLASLRPRNGHSQGLSLRFIPAPEQPESVMICDGHSRIEQVSPAFERLTGYREAEVRGRSPSLLRSGLHSREFYRRMNRALSEQGRWQGEVWNRRSNGQAYPERLRISSLYGPGGGVHYVAVFSDMGQPDPLDQGVPPEDKDGLTGLANRASFHQRLARHCRLSEPFALMILDINNFRLFNNAMNHRVGDRVLQEVAARLRGRLRSGDYLARIGSDEFALLVPGIVHHRQARIFGRHVLSALARPLHLADQQLYVDATLGGALWPGIDEKDAESLLQHAEQALFGAKQKREPLALYDDQLNRSQSRRIRLQHDLTEAIRQGGLRLHYQPIVDTATGRVSKLEALVRWQHPELGAISPMEFVPVAEESGMVQALGDWVLNRACGDLRRLQQAGYRLDMAINRSSLEFQSLGLDGDEWLSMIERHGLSPRQIIFEITESLFMQGNEHHLERIGALRQAGCRIAIDDFGTGYSALNYLRAFPIDMVKIDKSFIDYLPGNQKDGLLLEGILRIIGDLGMKVVIEGMETPAQAAYLSTQPCHFLQGYLIAKPMPLRELLIFLESYAGHTLPAAD
- a CDS encoding class I SAM-dependent methyltransferase is translated as MPDTRYPLQIELQDPTLAAEAERLRAHLHGLTAAAPFALVFTEGRLELRKLDEPKLGAVYVDFVAGAAAHRRKFGGGRGQTIARAVGLKHGHNPRVVDGTAGLGRDAFVLASLGCTLILCERHPVVHALLEDGLRRAAADPEIGHWVRERLQLLPFGHTLADIAPPPDVVYLDPMFPHKKKTALVKKEMRVFHSLVGADEDADALLAPALSLARARVVVKRPDYAGFLAGVQPSAQIASKNNRFDLYVKEAL
- a CDS encoding MBL fold metallo-hydrolase, producing MNQPQVQAFLDQDSETFSYVIYDQPGGRAAVIDPVLDFNYHSGRTGTTTAQRLVDFVREQKLTLDWILETHAHADHLSAAPFIKAQLGGRIAIGEHIREVQGIFQRVFGLEKELLPDGSQFDHLFADGEQFAVGELSIRVLHVPGHTPADIAYVVNEQAVFVGDTLFMPDLGTARCDFPGGSAERLYQSIQRLLALPEGTDVYVCHDYPPAGREHECRTTVAAQKQGNLHVRDGISQAAFVRMRTERDATLAVPRLILPSIQVNIRAGALPKADEQGRRYLKIPLDQL
- a CDS encoding methyl-accepting chemotaxis protein; protein product: MRISLFSLLSSLGLLLLALLLAGAFYLGDRQLKQGEHSRAGLEQLRRDANIDLYRTISAYLTEGDASLLTEAGQQLTAMAGALSHIEGGEPAQTAVNTLHRQLTHDFREAGKLAGNSQQLLQHAEQELADQLRALARYADTEHSLAPRYQSLVAEMLASLPRLIHLRQDYMSKGDDKLKQSLDFQLTELNTLADQLQALPLLGVYQTPEADEFALRQPKPVEMGEAPRRELQSLLRRYPKELANTQAGREQRTQAAAALSAGLRDIEQRLDALVASREAARQHSYHRLSLLLLALCSALMLFALLSYLFQRGLVVRRLDQLRNAFRQLLQDGRLTSLPVTHPHSELGQIATSFNGLLARLQQQQEQRATQLQQVSAALEGMIEEVQDIHRHTQSNDGTLQGSLTMVDELNQLTEQMRRASDDIAHTARDNLQAMDISRKQVEQLAHSAGDSRQAALTGREALASLGRSVDDAAAIIGVIRQIAEQTNLLALNAAIEAARAGDHGRGFAVVADEVRKLSGHTQGSLEEIASIMDRLRLSSDELGGTIDRMMQAAEEQHTQAQTLLEVTEQVSETSRATTSVAERGAGHADSQADELGRFMTLMDELKARSAEVSARAEQVTGHIRHQAGAITQLLGPAQS